The Lolium rigidum isolate FL_2022 chromosome 2, APGP_CSIRO_Lrig_0.1, whole genome shotgun sequence genomic interval GATGTAAACAACTATCTatctttttaataaaaaaaatgaaaccgtgtctaggaggaactagacacttttttgatatagtagaagcgggatttggcgtgacaattccgaaattcgtccctgacaggaatcaaactccggtcgttggggtgcgccgctgcgaccccaaccactgggctaagcccacgtcgtctgTCTATCTTTTTAATGAAATGAAACACAAAAGTTCTTCgtgttttctcgaaaaaataaaTTGGACCGCTCTGAAAATTTTGGGTCAAATTTGTTGGGCCCGTTGAGCGGGAAGAATGCCGCTAGTAGCCTAAATTGGGGCTAAACAGTTATAGTAGGGCTATTAGCGGCTatttccatttatcctttaaaGGCTCTAGCCGTAGCCGCGGGCATCGCGAAAGACTTTAATCTATAGCGGGCTATTTTAAACAGAGCAATCAACACATTGTTGTATCACTCACCCTCTACTATAATTGGGCTCAGTGGTACAAACCTATCCAGTAACAATAACACAAGCGCCACACGCAGCACAACTTAAATTCGACACACAGCAATAGCTGTCAAAACGCAATACATGGATGGCATAAGTTATAGTCGTTGATACAGTAGGATAAATTTAAAAGCTTGCTGATTCAGAATACATCCAAACTCCAATATATCCACTGAAATCTTCCTAGCTGCAAGCTTCAAAAAGTGCTTCCACCCCTTAGCTCGAAATAAAGTCCAGTCTTGTTCCCCGCGACAAGGGACCAAGCAACAGTAACAGTTACCCCAGCATCACCAAGGTAACATTTCTTCTGGCTTACGTTGCAAACTTTGGGATAGAAACTAACACGAGTTTCTGCAGCGATTGCGCCAGATTTGGAGTAGGCTTTTATGAGAAAGTCCAACCTTCCATCAAGTTGTACAGAAACAACTTGCCTCCGCAGAAGTACATGACCACTTTCACCTTTCGGCATTGCTTCATCTCCCGACTCAATCAGCACAATCTGGCTGGAGGAGGGAATAATCCTACGGGTGTATCCACTATCACTCAACACACGTTCCCCTAATTGTGGGGAGCAAGCAACTATGCCGCCATGTTCTAAAGGCCAGGATCCATCTTCGCTTGCAACCTGGACACCCAAGATAGTGGCCTGAACCGTTTGTTTAACTGGCTGCAAGCACACCTCTACGGTGCACAAGCTATTCTTGAAGCAGATGGTAGACACCCCAGGACCGTTTTCTCCCGTGTAACGGCGCACACAACTGATCAACGCTTTATCTTGAGAGTATGCCCCGCTTTTTACTCTTAGTTCGATTTCAATGCAAACCTTGTCCTTGAACACGATTGCACGTGACGGCCCAGTCAAGTGCAGAAAAGGATCCTGCATGGAATCATCAATCACCAACGTGCAATCAacatcaacaaaaagaaaatcaaGATAGTAGCATACATACATTCTGTTTCAGTTCTTGGGGTCGCTCATATCTCGAGAGAAGAGAATGTTTCGCTTGCGATCCACCATGTCTCGGACCGCAACCACACCATACACAGACAATGGCAACTCAAGGCCATCAGAAAGTTCAGTGAGTTTGATGGAGATGATCTGCAAGGTTTCCAGGGTGTTACACTCCATGCTGTATGGCTCGCGTCCAGGCGTGTAGTGTGTAAACTGCATTGAACTTATAACCGCTGCACCCAAGAAAGTGGAACGTGTGTTAGAAATTATCATGCATGAACTAGGACAAGGTAAGCAGGAAATTAAGTGAACTGATAAATAAAAAGAGAACCCTTCCATTTATATACAAATAAAAGGACGTAACCACCAGTTTAACAAAATAGAGAGGGTTTGTGTGTTGCTCACTTGGGTCTCTGAAGAAACCACGGGTTTTCCCCCATTTATATTCCCAGAGTCTAGAGTATGAAGCGAAACTCTCTGCCTCATCAGCCATCTCCTTGGCCAATGGATCGAGAAACAACTTGCCAGGTTTGAAAAAAGCCTCATTGGTATCCAAACATGTCTGATCTATGTCTAGTTCACCCCTGTCATCTATCTCATACGTTTCATTGTCACCGCTGCCCTGATCCAACATGTCCAATTTATTGGACATATCTTCGAGCAGCTGCAAGGTCCGCTTATCCGTCTTCCAGTTCTTCTCTGTCAACTTCTCTTGGATATCGAGAGAAGCTCTCTGTATGTCCGCATACAGCTGCCTCTCAGATCTCTTTCCTgactcctcctcggcttccttgcGCATCAAAGGCTCGCCACCAGTTGAATTGAGTAGGGCACCATCCTCGGCTTGCTTCTGCATCGAAGATACGCCACCAGTTGAATCCATCCCTACCAGTAGGGCACCCTCCTCGCCTTCTTCAGCTTCTGTTGCAGATTTTTCCGGTCTCACAGAGACTTCAGCTTTCCCGGCTTCTTcaaccttggccttggcctttgtCTCCTTTCCCTTTGCATCTTGTTTTGCTTGCAAATCTCTCTTCAACGCCTCTCTGCGCTCATGGATTTTTTCCGCCTCTTGGCATGTTATCGCTGGGTACAACTTCCCATCAACAATAATACGATATCTCTTTTCCGACTCTGTCTCGGCTTCCTTCTGCAGCAAAGACTCATCAGCCATTGAATCCGGCCCTAGCAGCAGGGCACCCTCCTGGGCTTCCTTCTTGACAGATTCCTCGGCTTCTGTCACAGATTCTTCCGTCTCCGGAATAATCACCTCTTCGTCCCTGGCCGATTTGCCGCTGACCACCGTCACAGATTCTTCACCTCTAAAACTAGTATTCTTCCCGTCGCTGTAGCGGGTACAAACCCCAGACTGCTGCGCCATGACCATGAGATTTCCAGATGTCCCCTCCATCTTCATCTCCCGAGGGACCTCGGTCTCCATCGACTTTTTCCCGCCAACACACGCTTGTTTTTTTCTCGCCGCGGCGGCCTTGGGCCTAGCTTAGTGTTTAGACCAAAGAACGAGGCGTTCGAGGTGGAGCTTTACGAATATCTGCCCGATACGTGCGTATAGATGTCCCTGGATCTAGATTCGTACGTCGATAGCAAAGCCGACTCCGACTAGAGTACAGGTACAGCAGCTAGGTTCGACACGGAAACCATATGGGACTCCAAAGAGCTAGGTTCGACGTAGGCTAGCAGCTGTGGAGAAATCCACAGCTGAATGTCTGAGCAAGATGCATGCAAGCAATTTCGATGGATCACGTTAGTGTGGATGGGACGTAGGTTAGCTGTGGATGAGAATCTGAGCATCCGTACAAGCTGAAGCAGCCGTCGAAGTCTGAATTCTAGATGCCAGCGACACAGATCACCTGTATGAAACGAACCTGAACCTACTCGGCTTACAGCTAACAGATCCCCTAAAAGAGtcaaccccgtaaaataaccgccgaAATACGGGGtagggctctacccggccgtctagcagaccccgtaaaacaggTCCCCGCGTCGGGTTTTTTTTCCAGTTTCGGCTAGGGGGTGGCTTCTAGCCCCCTACTTGTGTGGTGCGGGAGAGGAAATAGAGGGCGAACCCACCATCCCATTTCAGCTagggcgcgcggacatttcagagttcccacccgttttcccccgcgccgccgccatagccacccgcgcgccgccgccggaaacctTGAGATCCGgccccctccgccgcccgccgagcCGCGCCACGCTGCGTCCACGcccgccgcacccccgccggacatccgcgcccctccgcgcgcgccgccgcacccCCACCGCGGTCTCCTCCGCCGTCAAACCCACGGTGACTACTCTGCCGCGTTTCTCTTTGTTTTCGCTGGTACAATCGATGTGCTTGGAGGTTGATCTATGCTTCACGGTGGTAGATGACTTCGGAGGATCTGCATGGCCAATGAGTTTtttacattcatttcctattcttgtatgtgtgaaacagttatcttgattgtttgattgcgtgacatttgttatttgtttgatTCTTTTATGAGAATATTTGTTGGCAGTtccgaaaaacattattgtaataattttGATGATTATTGTGTGATTTAAATTTTTTATTCAATGTGAATGTTGTATTGGTTTtaatatccaatttgtcaaaaacCCGTTTTGAGGGGTtggaaactcgtccgagctagcagaccccgtatccccaccccgtaaaacaggatATTCCGTaagattctgttttacggggtggagatacggggtctgctagctcggacgagttttcagcCGGTGGAAAGTGAATACAGAGCTCTCTACTTGCGTTTTACGGGGCAGAAAAATAggaggtctgttagacatgctcttactcgCTATTTCTTAGAGATGATCAAGACTTTGTTTAGTTCTTTTAAACTACTTCCTCCGTTCTAAAATAAGTTCTCAACTTTAAAATACAGGTATGAAAAGTAATTTTATTTGATTTACACTATTTTTTTAGCATAAGTTGGTCTTTCATGGTATATTTTTCGGCCACGAGGCTAGCAGGCAGCAGAGGACAGGAACCAGAACCGCAGGATGGAACATGGAACTCGAGAAAACGAAAACGCCAACGAGGCCGAAACCCCGGCACAGAGCTGCGCGAGACCTATCCACTCCTCCATGCACCATCGCAGCTCACTTCCCAGCCACACCCACCCGACGCAAGCCCACCCTCCCGCCGGTGGCGAAAACCCCGACGAACACCGCGCGACCTCCCCCTCCCCCATTCCGGCACCGCCCGCCGCGCGCGCAGCGCGAGGCCGGGACTCGTGGCACGGCGCGCCCGTACCATGCCGTGACGCCCGAAGCCGCCAAAGAAGCCCGCTTTCATCGCCTCGCCGCACATGCACTTCCCCTCGCCGGCCGCGGCGCACCCCATGTCCGCGCCCGCCGTCTCCTGCCTGCGCCTCGTCCTCCCCGGCTTCACCGGCCTCGTCTCCGCCTCCCTCATCCtgagccgcgccgcccgcccccgCGGGGTGGCGGCCAGGTCGGGCGCACAGGGCGCGGCGCCGCCCGATTCGGCGGCCATCCTGCGGCGTCCGGCCGCCGCCACGACGGCCGCGGACGAGCAGGAGAGCGACGCGGACGCCTCGTTGGGCTCTCcggtggaggaggacgaggcgccGGATGAGGGCAGGAGGAGGGGGGCGGAGAGGGAGTGGGTGGACTGGGAGGACCTCATCCTCGAGGACACCGTGCCGCTCGTCGGCTTCGTGCGGATGATACTCCACTCGGGCAAGTAGGCATCTTTTCCTCTTCACCCATTTCTATATTGCTCATCCTAATTTCAGTTGCTGCTGAAACTTCAATCAACATTAGTCTCAGACTCTTGGTATGGCATCACCAGTGCATTATTGGTCATGGGAATAAATTCCTTCTCTTAATGTACTGTCACAACCTGATGCAATTCATCAAACAGTTGGCGTGCGAGCTGAACTTGGTCACACATAGAATGTATAGTCTGAATGTTTAAGCATAATTAGACCTGCTAACTAAAGGAATAGTGTATACTATGACTAGGGCCCTAATTAGGACTAAGGTCAAGGCGGATAATGACCGTAAGTCTGCAACACTAGTTTGGCATCGGACAGAACATTCGCCTTGTATCGAGGGAAGATGTGACTAGggagtggattggttgattgtaaTGGTTTAATTGGTTGGTTGACAAAGTTGTGATATCTGAATCGGTTGGATCAGAATCCACGCATGTAGGAAATGAAGGCTTTGGAAAAAAAGGATGAGTGTTCAGAGAGCAGGGTGAGAATTCAGAGTTTCATTTCATCATCCGATAGACAAACATTGAGGCCAGCCCCATATAACGTCTCACGCACCTTGGCTTAGAAGCTAACCCTCTGTCCTCATACACCACGCCCAGCTCTAGCACCTGGCCAGTGATCTCTTGCGCCCACAATGGTCCATCACCCTGATCACTGCTGCCTGACTGTAGTCTTCAAGTCTACCTGCACCATGGTCGCCGCGGCAATGGCTAATAAGTGCAGGCTCAACATTGTTCTAGTCTAAGCCTACTATGAGTTGTAGATCACTGCTGCCCGACTGTAATCTTCAAGTCTACCTGCACTATGGTCACTCGGGCAAGTATATTGTTCACCCAATCATCCTAATTGTTCATCCAATCACTGCTGCCCGACTGTATATTGTTCATCCAATCATCCTAATTTCAGTTGTTGAAACTTTGATCAACATTAGTCTCAGACTCTTAGTATGACATCACCAGTGCACCATAGGTCATGGGGAAAATTTCCTGCTGTAAATGTTAATGTACTGACACAACCTGATGCATTTTACCAAACAGATGGCGTGCGAGCTGAACTTGTCACGCATGGAATGTGAATAGCTAGGTCACACTAATGTACAATCTTAATTTTCAGGCATAATTAGACTGGCTAACTCTAAGACTAGGTAGTACTATGGTCAAGCTGACTAATGACAGTAAGTCTGCAACACTGATTTAGCTCTGGAAAAAAAATGTATGCCTTATATTGAGGGAAGATGTGACTAGGCAGTGAATTAGTTGATTGTTGGTCGAGCAAGTTTGTCATATCCCAATTGGTTGGATCAGAACTCACGGACATAGCAAATGACAGATTTGGATAAAGGATGAGAGTTCAGAGAACAAGGTGAGAATTCAGAGTTCCATTTCATCATCCGATAGATAAACATTGAGGTCAGCCCCATATAACTTCTCACACACGTTGGCTTACAGGCTAATCCTCTGTCCATATACACCACACCCAGCTCTAGCCCCTGGCCAGTGATCTCTTGCGCCCACAATGGTCCATCACCCTGATCACTGCTGCCCGACTGTAGTCTTCAAGTCTATCTGCACTATGGTCGCCGTGGCAATGGCTGATATTGCAGGATCGACATTCTTCTAGTCTAAGCCTACTATGAATTGTGGATTACTCTGGTGGGTTGGACAGAACACACACCTTGTATCGAGGGAAGATGTGACTAGgcagtggattggttgattgtaaTGGTTTAATTGGTTAGTTGAGCATATTGTGATATCCGAATCGGTTGGATCAGAATTCACGCATGTAGGAAATGAAGGCTTTGGAAAAGGATGATATTTCGGAGAGCGGGGTGAGAATTCAGAATTTCATTTCATCATCCGATAGGCAAACATTGAGGCCAGCCCTCACATACGTTGGCTTACAGGCTAACCCTGTGTCCACATACATTGATACACCACACCCAGCTCTAGCCCCTGGCTAGTTATCTCTTGCGCCCCACAGTGGTCCATCTGGTCCATTACCCTGACCACTGCTGCCCGGCTGTAGTCTAGTTTTTCATTAATGCATACTCATCTGCTCTTAACATGTTGAAACCTTATCACTGATGTCCTGATTTAAAAAAATTCTCAATATATATATGCTAGCAAAATTATGTAACATCTTGGTTCCAGGGAAAGTCAAAGACTTTTTACAAATCTTAAGTACCAACACTAATAATCTGAGGGTGTTCCTTCCTTGCTGGGACACATAATGGCTAGGCTGCCTGTTATATAATCGTAAACCAAgccaattaatttacacacacagAATGGTGTCATGTGCTTCCCTGACTTGATGCTCGTGTGGAGTGATGCAGACAACCAATTAGAATGTTATGTTTATATCATATATCCGCCCAAATGACTAGGAAATAACAGGAATATTATGTCTGTCTTGTTTGACATTATTTTTGTCATGTGAGTTATGCCTTCCGGTTTTCATCAGTCTGAAAAATGAGACATGGCAAAACTTTGATACAAGCACTGTGCAAAACTGGGAGTGGTGAGAATTTATTTTCACATGCTATAGAAGTCTTTGCATGCAATTAAAATGAGCATGATGCACATATTTAGTGCGTCTTGTGATTAGCATAACCAATTTAGTGATGTGAGTATGGTACTTTTTTGAAATGGAGTTTGTTAGTACTGTAGAAAGTAAAAAAATATGTTCTTTAAAATATATGGTATTATTTATTGTGGCTTCTCACCGATTGTCATTGTACCGTTTAGTTGTAGTATTGTAAGGCATTAAAGTGTGTCATGTGGTTCCATGGTCTTGCAACGATCAGTAAACTCCAGTGGAAACATGGCTCTATAAAAGACATAGGATACTATAATTTTCTTAGCTTTTCTTTGATCTAGTCAGACTCTATTGTGTTCGTTATTTTATAGCAGGAAACCAGAAACTGTCttgcatatttttattttacaagtgATGTTTTGAATAACAGAGGAAGTAATATTGAAAATTTGGCAGGTACTCAAGTGGTGACCGGCTGACTCCTGAACATGAAAAAGCCATTCTTGAACGATTACTGCCATATCATCCACAATATGAGAAGAAAATTGGATGTGGTATTGACTACATCACGGTATGTACTCTCCAAACAAATGAAGAAACTAAATTGCTGAAGTTATCGTCTTTGTGAAATATCCATCATAGGAAGTAATCTGTGATCATCTCTATATCTCTTCTTGCTCTTGAGTACTGAGCCTGTACACTGAAGATATGTCTAGTTGTAGTTTGACATTCTGTTGTCCTGATGTGTTACGGTGATAGTCTCATGTTGCCAGCAAACTTTAGAATGGTTATTTTATCTCCTGACAACAACCTCCCAATTCGTTATTTCTATTTGTAGTTTGACATTCTGTTGTCCTGATGTGTCAAGGTGGTACAGTCTCATGTTGCCAGCAAACTTCAGAATGACTATTTTATCTGTCCTGATAACAACCTCCCGTTTTTTATGACAAATTGTATGTGTTCAATCTGACTTTTGGACGGTGTACCAGATTGCCTAAGTCTGAGTCGAATATTTCTTCCCCGAGTCAAACATGGTTATGATCTGCTCCATTTGGGAACTGACATTTAATACTATGTTTTGCAGCTAGGGTTGCATCCAGAATTCGAGAACTCAAGATGTTTGTTCATAGTTAGGATGGACGGCGAGAAAGTTGATTTTTCCTTCTGGAAGTGCATCAAAGGTCTAATACGAGAAAAGTACCCCTTGTATGCAGACAGTTTCATTCTCAGACATTTCCGCAGGAGGCAAGATTACTAAAATAGTGACTCGTACAATTGTTTGGTGTAATATTCCTGTGATTTTGATTTGGTCCACATGCCTTAATATCATGTGATTTTGCAATTTGTCCAAGTTCATGTGGAAGGATCCGCTCTAAACTTCTCATCGGATTCGACGTAGTGATAGAGTGCTCTATTTAGTATTAAGCTTATTGTTGGCAGCGTGCCAGCGTAACCTGTGCCAGTGCCAGTCTTctgaagatcagaaaagatgtggATCTGATTTATCCCTGACTAGAGATGCTGCTGTTTTCTACCCTTGTCACTGATGTGTTGCATGCCAACCAATGTGAGGCTTGCTAGGGGGAAAATTCAAGTGACACAATCAAGAGTATGATGTTTCCCAACTTGACGACTTTTGCGATGGCACAGttatatttttcgataaagggaatttattaatatcgagagataccaaaaacacccagcctctgcaacaacgcaataccgaAACAGTAgtatggatgcacacagccaaacaagagaaaaataacaaaaaaataaaagttccgctacggtattccagccctagcagcaacaatacaatcaccaccaagacaacacctgaactcccgGCTCTCCAAAAGTGACGCCTCCAAAAAAGGAACATTGCACAAACACTATcatcgtccgatcaaagatcttaggttttcaccctgaagatagtccccgctctcaaaacagtgCCTTCAACAAGACAAttaccaggcacaaccaattaaggctagatcttagattttcaccctgaaaggtaagacgctGAACTTCACGTTGTCGCCTCCACTTGCATACTGATGTTGCGAAGCCTGGAACACCAAGCAAACCCCTCAACAGTGCATATACTAGAACCTAAATTGCTATTCCTCCAATCTGGCCATCATCatattctccgcctctgactCCACATGGCGCAGTTATATAGGGCATCTGTTTTGTGGTCTCTTGACTTGCTGCTTGAATTGCATTTTGGTGATGATATTTGTCTGCCGAGTATACCTTTGCAACTTGTTTCTCTACTGCCCCATGTGAAGCCCTACCATGTCACGTTTGTTCTAGCTGAAATGTGTAGCTGACAGAGTAATTGGCCATGTCGACGGCTCATTTCATTTCGACCTAATGTGTTGTTCCAGCAGGATACCTCCCAAATGCTTAAAATTGAAAAATGTCAACGTGGTACTTTCTCTGAGAAAAATAAGCTTGCTGCTTCTAGTCGTCAAAACGAATGTGTCTGCTTGGTCCCTAGCTGCTGCAACCTACGGAGGCTCGCGTGGACGAGATGCCCCGGCCTGGGAGGTTGGTGTCGTCCAAGAGGCACTTGTTGTCCCTCTGCACCATCATCAGGATAGATAGATAGGTAGGCAAGTCGCCCTTGCACACGCGCCAAAGGACAAAGGCGTGGCGTGTGGCTTCAAACGTGCGGACGCTGACAGCCTTGTTGCCTCCATGAATGAACGGACTTGAGCTAGGGTATGAATTATGATAGTACCATCTCTGCCTTGCCCTTGCACTCTGATGTAGCCAATTAACAGAGTGACCAATAGGATACAGATACCGTAATTTCACCTTAAAGTGGCTTTGGCTCCTCAAACCCAGTGACCCCTTCATTTTTAAAAAGTCAAAAGTCATATTTATAAGTTTCGAAAGAATCTACAAACAAATCTAGACCTGGTCAATGATGTACCTACCAGCATGCACAAACTGCAAAGCTAAACTATTTCTATTGTGGGCTACACAAAAGCGGCGAATCTGATAAAATCGTGAGATTTGAAAATATGCATACCCGGATCCatacattttccattttttgcgTAGCTCGGAATACAAATTATTTAAAATTGACATTTTTCATGTTCGTGGGATACGCGTCATTGGCTACATAAAAAATTGAATTTCTTGGAAACTCGTAAATATAATACGGGTATGATTTTTGTTTTATTAAATAACGGGATCACTAGTGCTTGGGGGCTGAAAATCTCAGCTCTAATTTCACAAACTATTATCCATGAAAACATGTTTAAgtgtatactccctccgtcctcaaataagtggacatctagcctctaaactttgtccacaaaagagtgtactcctatcttcccaatgcaatttaattgcttctctctcatcgcacggaaatcaaacccaataatattgagcacatattcttcttggtttttacatgcaattagcttattggaggtgaaagaattaaagaggagagatgcatgttcccaatgtacttttcactccacctcataatttatcttgaaaaccccgcaggtacacttatttgtggacggagggagtaagtagATTGCACTGACATATTCTCTACACTGATTGCATTAGCTTTTTATCGGTTCGGACTTCTAGTTAAGTCATAAAAGTGCATGTCAGTTTGTGTGGTAATCGTCTCGCTTTTGACCAAGAAGAAAGTGAGAAGGAAGCGTTGGTACGTCTGGTGCCGGACCCCCGTGTACCGACGGCGGCTTGGCCGGCCCTTAGGACGTCCGACGGGCCACTTTCTCCTTCAAGTTCGCCAGTACATCTAGACCAGACTCTGCTCGCTCCATCTCCGTGGCCGTTTTGTTTATGTAAGCAAATCGCCGTGGTTTTATGCCGTCGCGATCTGATTGGCATCTTCGCCATAAACTAATCTCGAGCTTCTCCAGTCAGCCCCCGCACATGTTAGCCGCGCGCATGCGTGCGCAATGGCCATGCTCCCCCTGCGTTGCCCCTTGGGTGCCAAGCCAGATCACGCTCATGGTTTTGATATTTTTGGTGGAAGGGCGACCTTGCATAAGCAGCTGCGGCCGGAACAACCGTGATTCGCCGTTCAGGACGACGCAGCGCGCCCCGGCCTTTTTCTTGGTGATCTTTTAAATTTCGTCCGACATTCTGACGATCTTTTTCCTGCCGAGGTTTTCTGACATTCTGAGGCTGGTTCCATGGTTTTGTTCGTATGCACGATATTCAAGTATTGGTAATGCCGAGTCAACTAAATTTctggttgtaaatggtgtttTGTATTCACACAAGCATACATATGGTGCAGTattatatgcatgtatgtattccTAGTTACAAAACTTTGCTCATATATTTCAAATAAATCACAACGGATGTTTTACCATGTGATACTTTATTATCTCTAGTTCTGGTGCCAATGGTTTTTTCCCTCGCACTAAATGTTTCCAGATCGACCCATCCAGTTTCCGAATGGTGCTCCAACTCTTATACACCATATGCATACTCTAGGCTTTTCTATTTGAGTAAACCTAGACTAGAAATATTTGTCAAGATAGTGCTATTTAGCAATACAATTTGTAGATCTTTACCAAGATAAGATAGGGTAACACAGATATATACACTATATTCGTGCATGTGACACAAATTAATTCAATAagacattttcttttattttactaTTTTCTCACACCTGAGAGGATATGGTTTACATGTTTCTCTTAGTTGCGGTATATTAAAACATGATTGTAAGTTTTTTTTACTTAATACAATGTGAATTAAGAACAATGTATGAACGATGGATGTGATTTTTTTTGATACAAACTATGACTGTGAATCGAAAAATATATAAGTTATAAAAAAGTATAAGAgttcaaaaaatatttaaatgTAACCTCATTTATTCTCGGCCCAATTTTTTGCATGGACCAGACATGCCATATAATCAAGCAGATGCTCCAGACTTTTAACGTTGATACCAAAAGCTCGAGTTTCATAGTATATTATGGAACTTTCGATCATAGCATGTACATAATttgaaaaatataaaacaaacacATTTAGAGAGTTTGGGAAATCgagaaaaaaaatttagttactaaaATGCATTGCCCCTGGCTCCCAAATTACATTTTTCGGTTTTGATGGTATTTAAGCATATTTGGCATCTTCACTTAGATGAATGCCACTTTTAATAAATGAGGAGTTAATCAGCTGATCATAAACCAAGATATTGTCTGCGAGCGAAACAAACGAGTTTTGAAAATTGATCTAAACAATGGTATAGTTGGAAACTTATTTAATTGTGTTAGCTAAAAGCTAAACTATCTAAATAAAAACTTGAAATACAAAATCTCTCAACGATGGACTTTATTTCATCTCGACTTTCATCCCCAACCAATATCTGAGCATAGAGG includes:
- the LOC124693262 gene encoding protein DCL, chloroplastic-like is translated as MHFPSPAAAHPMSAPAVSCLRLVLPGFTGLVSASLILSRAARPRGVAARSGAQGAAPPDSAAILRRPAAATTAADEQESDADASLGSPVEEDEAPDEGRRRGAEREWVDWEDLILEDTVPLVGFVRMILHSGKYSSGDRLTPEHEKAILERLLPYHPQYEKKIGCGIDYITLGLHPEFENSRCLFIVRMDGEKVDFSFWKCIKGLIREKYPLYADSFILRHFRRRQDY